In a single window of the Candidatus Binatia bacterium genome:
- a CDS encoding DMT family transporter, which yields MTTIELPLERRAVLLNGLGVIFLASILFGLMAVFVRVAAYEMPPFQIAFVRFTGSLLVLLAFGRGRALRPQPGNLYRILQRGLLGAGAIILYYHGIRGAGAGLATLLNCTYPVFTALFATTLMGERFDGHVALAIALSMIGVVIIINPAAALSPSATWGGLSALAAAVFAGGAVATARQLRITESALLITTYFMAVGAALTAPSLLLGAPTLSPGLLLALTGVVVTSVGGQVLLHQGLGFAPAIQGSLAATISVVTAAAAEAFWLGEHLSRQSMLGAAIMLLAVGLAASRR from the coding sequence ATGACAACCATCGAACTCCCACTGGAGCGGCGCGCGGTGCTGCTGAACGGTCTCGGCGTCATATTCCTCGCCTCGATTCTGTTCGGCCTCATGGCTGTGTTCGTGCGCGTGGCGGCGTACGAGATGCCACCGTTCCAGATCGCCTTCGTCCGCTTCACGGGCTCCCTACTCGTCCTCCTCGCCTTCGGGCGCGGCCGCGCTCTGCGACCGCAGCCCGGCAACCTGTACCGCATTCTGCAGCGCGGCTTGCTGGGCGCCGGAGCAATCATCCTCTACTACCATGGCATCCGCGGGGCCGGAGCCGGCCTGGCCACCTTGCTCAACTGCACCTACCCCGTGTTCACCGCGCTCTTCGCCACGACTCTGATGGGCGAACGGTTCGATGGGCACGTCGCGCTGGCGATAGCCTTGAGCATGATTGGTGTAGTCATCATCATCAACCCCGCCGCTGCGCTCAGCCCGTCGGCGACCTGGGGCGGTCTGAGCGCATTGGCGGCGGCCGTATTTGCGGGCGGTGCCGTGGCCACAGCCCGCCAGCTGCGTATCACCGAAAGTGCCTTGCTGATCACCACCTACTTCATGGCGGTAGGCGCGGCGCTCACCGCGCCGTCGCTGCTCCTCGGAGCACCCACGTTGTCTCCCGGTCTGCTGCTGGCGCTTACCGGCGTGGTCGTGACCTCCGTCGGCGGACAGGTGCTCCTGCACCAGGGCCTCGGCTTTGCGCCGGCAATACAAGGCAGCCTGGCGGCAACGATTAGTGTCGTCACCGCCGCCGCGGCCGAGGCCTTCTGGCTCGGCGAACATCTCAGCCGCCAGAGCATGCTGGGTGCGGCGATCATGCTCTTAGCCGTAGGACTAGCCGCCAGCCGTCGCTGA
- a CDS encoding TetR family transcriptional regulator, producing the protein MVQAAAVEIASRDKILDAAEDLFARRGFAGIGMREVAEVAGTEQ; encoded by the coding sequence ATGGTGCAAGCAGCGGCTGTAGAAATCGCTTCGCGCGACAAGATCTTGGACGCAGCGGAAGATCTGTTCGCACGTCGGGGATTCGCCGGCATCGGCATGCGCGAGGTGGCTGAGGTGGCCGGCACTGAACAGTGA
- a CDS encoding O-acetyl-ADP-ribose deacetylase, protein MRELSIGGSRIELVRGDITGQDTDAIVNAANTSLLGGGGVDGAIHRAGGPAILAECRELGGCATGEAKITTGGKLRAKYVVHTVGPIYRDAKHGEPDRLASAYRRSLEVAAENGATTLAFPSISTGAYGFPIAQAARIAIMTVARMLRATPQIRLVRFVLFSASDLAIYEQALAETAAQLHQR, encoded by the coding sequence ATGCGGGAGCTTTCCATCGGCGGCAGTCGAATCGAGTTGGTCCGCGGTGACATTACCGGCCAGGACACCGACGCGATCGTCAACGCGGCCAACACGAGTTTATTGGGCGGCGGCGGCGTGGACGGCGCCATCCATCGTGCCGGCGGCCCAGCCATCCTGGCTGAATGCAGGGAGCTTGGCGGCTGCGCCACGGGGGAGGCGAAGATCACTACCGGCGGCAAGCTCAGGGCGAAGTACGTGGTGCACACCGTCGGCCCGATTTATCGTGACGCGAAGCACGGCGAGCCGGATCGGCTCGCCAGCGCCTATCGCCGCAGCCTTGAAGTTGCGGCCGAGAACGGCGCGACCACGCTCGCGTTTCCTTCCATCAGCACCGGGGCCTACGGTTTCCCGATTGCCCAGGCCGCACGCATCGCCATCATGACGGTTGCCCGCATGCTGCGCGCCACTCCCCAGATCAGACTCGTGCGCTTTGTCCTGTTCAGCGCCTCGGATCTGGCCATTTACGAGCAAGCGCTGGCAGAGACGGCAGCGCAGCTCCATCAGCGCTGA